Proteins encoded in a region of the Thioalbus denitrificans genome:
- the pyrF gene encoding orotidine-5'-phosphate decarboxylase, whose translation MQNTNDPRVIVALDYPSADAALALVERLDPARCRVKVGKELFTRAGPELVRRLVDGGFDVFLDLKYHDIPNTVAGACAAAADLGVWMVNVHALGGRAMMEAAREALEAGGRRPLLIAVTVLTSHSEADLAEIGLAGSPMENVQRLAALAQGSGLDGVVCSPREVATLRAAHGEGFRLVTPGIRPSGAALGDQKRVMTPGDAIRSGSDYLVIGRPVTGADDPMGVLLAVEAEIGAVLAG comes from the coding sequence ATGCAGAATACGAACGATCCCCGTGTCATCGTCGCCCTCGACTATCCTTCCGCTGACGCCGCGCTGGCGCTGGTGGAGCGCCTGGACCCGGCGCGCTGCCGGGTGAAGGTGGGCAAGGAGCTGTTCACCCGCGCCGGTCCCGAGCTGGTGCGGCGGCTGGTGGACGGCGGCTTCGACGTGTTCCTGGATCTCAAGTACCACGACATTCCCAACACCGTGGCCGGGGCCTGCGCCGCGGCCGCCGACCTGGGCGTGTGGATGGTGAACGTCCATGCCCTGGGCGGGCGGGCCATGATGGAGGCCGCGCGCGAGGCGCTGGAGGCCGGCGGCCGGCGGCCGCTGCTGATTGCCGTCACCGTCCTCACCAGCCACAGCGAAGCGGACCTCGCCGAGATCGGGCTGGCCGGCTCGCCCATGGAGAACGTCCAGCGTCTTGCGGCGCTGGCCCAGGGCTCGGGACTGGACGGCGTGGTCTGTTCACCGCGCGAGGTGGCCACGCTGCGCGCGGCCCATGGAGAAGGCTTCCGCCTGGTGACGCCCGGAATCCGGCCCAGCGGTGCGGCGCTCGGGGACCAGAAGCGGGTGATGACTCCGGGCGATGCGATCCGGAGCGGTTCCGATTACCTGGTCATCGGCCGGCCGGTTACCGGGGCTGACGACCCGATGGGCGTATTGCTGGCAGTGGAAGCGGAGATCGGCGCTGTGCTCGCCGGGTAG
- the lapB gene encoding lipopolysaccharide assembly protein LapB: MNPLLFLLLPLAAAAGWFAAVHSLRRRVTRRQPVGFSSDYFRGLNYLLNEQPDKAIEVFVKMLEVDPDTVEMHLALGNLFRQRGEVDRAIRIHQNLVARNNLDSEQRSMALLELAQDYMRAGLLDRAESLFLELVELNEHPVAGLRHLLVIYQQEKDWERAISIARRLESATGEPMNAEIAQFYCELAESAWNRARRGEAGELAEQALRTDPKGVRGSLIVGRIAAAEGRWREAIEALTGVESQDPDFLPETLPLLKQCYGHTGSRSELIAFLHHCLTSHGGISVMLSLADLLSQEHGDEEAAEFIIEQLRQRPSVRGLDRLIQLHLAHTEGAAQESLTILKDLTTKLLENEPVYRCRSCGFSGRSLHWQCPSCKQWNTVKPIHGVVGE; the protein is encoded by the coding sequence ATGAACCCACTGTTGTTCCTGCTTCTGCCCCTGGCGGCCGCGGCTGGCTGGTTCGCGGCCGTCCACAGCCTGCGCAGGCGCGTGACCAGACGCCAGCCGGTGGGCTTCTCCTCGGACTATTTCCGCGGTCTGAACTACCTGCTCAACGAACAGCCCGACAAGGCCATCGAGGTGTTCGTGAAGATGCTGGAGGTGGACCCCGACACCGTCGAGATGCACCTGGCGCTCGGCAACCTGTTCCGCCAGCGGGGCGAAGTGGATCGGGCCATCCGCATCCACCAGAACCTGGTCGCGCGCAACAACCTGGACAGCGAGCAGCGCTCGATGGCCCTGCTCGAGCTGGCCCAGGACTACATGCGGGCCGGGCTGCTGGACCGGGCCGAGAGCCTGTTCCTGGAGCTGGTGGAGCTCAACGAGCATCCCGTGGCGGGGCTCCGGCACCTGCTGGTGATCTACCAGCAGGAGAAGGACTGGGAGCGAGCCATCTCCATCGCCCGGCGCCTCGAGAGCGCGACCGGCGAGCCCATGAATGCCGAGATCGCCCAGTTCTACTGCGAACTGGCCGAGTCGGCCTGGAATCGTGCCCGGCGCGGGGAGGCCGGAGAGCTGGCCGAACAGGCGCTCAGGACCGACCCGAAAGGCGTGCGCGGCAGTCTCATCGTGGGCCGCATCGCCGCCGCCGAGGGGCGCTGGCGCGAGGCCATCGAGGCGCTGACCGGGGTCGAGTCCCAGGATCCGGACTTCCTGCCCGAAACGCTGCCCCTGCTCAAGCAGTGCTATGGCCATACCGGCAGCCGCAGCGAGCTCATCGCCTTCCTCCACCACTGCCTCACCTCCCATGGCGGGATCTCGGTGATGCTGTCGCTGGCGGATCTCCTGAGCCAGGAGCACGGCGACGAGGAGGCGGCCGAGTTCATCATCGAGCAGCTGCGCCAGCGTCCCTCCGTGCGGGGCCTCGATCGGCTGATCCAGCTCCACCTCGCCCACACCGAGGGCGCCGCGCAGGAGAGCCTGACCATTCTCAAGGATCTCACCACCAAGCTGCTGGAGAATGAGCCCGTCTACCGCTGCCGCTCCTGCGGCTTCTCCGGCCGCTCCCTGCACTGGCAGTGCCCGAGCTGCAAGCAGTGGAACACCGTCAAGCCCATCCACGGCGTGGTGGGCGAGTAG
- a CDS encoding ComEA family DNA-binding protein translates to MLQRIALFLLMAALALPLCAAEPADAGTAAPASVTMVDINRADADALASGLVGVGPSKAEAIVADRQANGPFQSVDDLARVQGIGVKTVELNRERITLTP, encoded by the coding sequence ATGCTGCAACGGATTGCACTGTTCCTGCTGATGGCGGCGCTGGCGCTGCCGCTCTGCGCGGCGGAACCGGCGGACGCCGGGACCGCCGCGCCGGCATCAGTCACCATGGTGGACATCAACCGCGCCGATGCGGATGCCCTGGCGTCCGGCCTGGTCGGCGTGGGTCCCAGCAAGGCCGAGGCCATCGTGGCCGACCGGCAGGCGAACGGCCCGTTCCAGTCGGTGGACGATCTGGCCCGGGTGCAGGGTATCGGCGTGAAGACCGTGGAACTGAACCGGGAGCGAATCACGCTCACGCCGTAG
- the galU gene encoding UTP--glucose-1-phosphate uridylyltransferase GalU: protein MEGKTLRKAVFPVAGLGTRFLPATKASPKEMLSIVDKPLIQYAAEEAVAAGIDTLIFVIGRTKRAIADHFDKAYELEAELEARGKEKALELARVLPSHVNCVYLRQAEALGLGHAVSLTGPVVGDEPFAVILADDLIDGGDEPCISQMRRVYEREGVSVLAVEEVDPDKTDQYGIVKVSETEGRCSRVEKIVEKPKPDVAPSNLGVVGRYILTPRIFSMLRQTTPGAGGEIQLTDAISMLLQKEAVLAYRFAGRRYDCGSKLGFLEANVEYALKHPELGEKFADYLRHRLETV from the coding sequence ATGGAAGGCAAGACCCTCAGAAAGGCGGTGTTCCCGGTAGCGGGACTGGGTACCCGGTTCCTGCCCGCGACCAAGGCAAGCCCGAAGGAGATGCTTTCCATCGTCGACAAGCCCCTCATCCAGTACGCGGCCGAGGAGGCGGTGGCCGCCGGTATCGACACCCTCATCTTCGTCATCGGCCGGACCAAGCGCGCCATTGCCGATCACTTCGACAAGGCCTACGAACTGGAGGCGGAACTGGAGGCGCGGGGCAAGGAGAAGGCGCTGGAACTGGCGCGGGTGCTGCCCTCGCACGTGAACTGCGTCTACCTGCGCCAGGCCGAGGCGCTGGGTCTTGGCCACGCGGTCTCCCTGACCGGCCCGGTGGTGGGGGATGAGCCCTTCGCGGTCATCCTGGCCGACGACCTCATCGACGGGGGTGACGAACCCTGCATCTCCCAGATGCGCCGCGTCTACGAGCGCGAGGGTGTCAGCGTGCTGGCGGTGGAGGAGGTGGATCCGGACAAGACCGACCAGTACGGCATCGTCAAGGTCAGCGAGACCGAAGGTCGTTGCAGCCGGGTGGAGAAGATCGTGGAGAAGCCGAAGCCGGACGTGGCGCCTTCCAACCTCGGCGTAGTGGGCCGATACATCCTCACCCCCCGGATCTTCTCCATGCTCAGGCAGACCACGCCCGGAGCCGGCGGCGAGATTCAGCTCACCGACGCCATCAGCATGCTCCTGCAGAAGGAGGCTGTGCTGGCCTACCGGTTCGCGGGCAGGCGCTACGACTGCGGCTCCAAGCTGGGATTCCTGGAGGCGAACGTGGAGTATGCGCTGAAGCACCCGGAGCTGGGCGAGAAGTTCGCCGACTACCTGCGCCACCGGCTGGAGACCGTGTAG
- a CDS encoding insulinase family protein, producing the protein MTHPAFEHIRTAHLPSLNIDVEEYRHRATGARHLHLASGDPNNAFLVAFLTVPQDSTGVAHILEHTSLCGSRKYPVRDPFFMMIRRSLNTFMNAFTASDWTAYPFASQNRKDFYNLLEVYLDAAFFPTLDAMDFAQEGHRVEFAVPDDPSSDLVYKGVVYNEMKGAMSSPVRRLWDDLQSALFPTTTYHYNSGGEPAEIPKLTHADLKAFHARHYHPSNAVIMTYGSFPVEEHQERIEAWALSRFQRLDLDLAIPDERRYDAPQVVETRYPLEGGAETRRKTHVVLGWLLGHSADLKEVMEANLLSGVLLDHSGSPLRQALETTGLGTAPSELCGLDDSTRETIFACGLEGTDPEQAEAVERLVLETLERVARDGVPQDQVEAVLHQLELHQREVGGGHFPYGLQLMVKALPAVLHGGDAVAVLDIDPVLKELREAIRDPGYIRNLTRRLLLDNPHRIRLAMAPDPELADRLAAEERARLAALRETLGEADRLRIVEQARELKARQEQSDDPEILPKVTLADVPDELKIAEGTDATIAGTPVAAYAQGTNGLVYQRVVVDLPEFSDELLDELPLFCDLLTEVGIGERDYLDIQALQSAVTGGISAGTSVRGAIDDAQSIYGVFTLSGKALERNRDALAALLNETFLQARFDELSRLRELVAQVRAHRESSITDNGHGLAMMAATAGLAPCGALSHRWSGLQGLKRLKALDDSLDDTTALEAFSGRLIAIREAIASAPRQFLVVAEESALEGVVKGLERHWQANPAATSGKLRLEPVNRSIRQGWATNTQVNFCAKAFPTVAPEHPDAAALTVLGPLLRNGFLHRAIREQGGAYGAGASYDPDTTAFRFFSYRDPRLAETLEDFDRGIQWLLENRIEPRLLEEAVLGVVGSIDRPDSPAREAMNAFFGRLHGRTAEQRRRFRRRVLEVGLDDLRQVAERYLTGSNASVAVVSDAKSLARNEALGLEVTSL; encoded by the coding sequence ATGACACACCCGGCATTCGAGCACATCCGCACGGCCCACCTTCCCTCCCTCAATATCGACGTGGAGGAGTACCGGCATCGTGCCACCGGCGCGCGTCATCTGCACCTCGCCTCCGGCGACCCGAACAACGCCTTCCTGGTGGCCTTCCTGACCGTGCCCCAGGACTCGACCGGAGTGGCCCACATCCTCGAGCACACGAGCCTGTGCGGCAGCCGCAAGTACCCGGTGCGGGATCCCTTCTTCATGATGATCCGCCGGTCGCTGAACACCTTCATGAACGCCTTCACCGCCAGCGACTGGACCGCCTATCCCTTCGCCAGCCAGAACCGCAAGGATTTCTACAACCTGCTCGAGGTCTACCTCGACGCCGCCTTCTTCCCCACCCTGGACGCGATGGACTTCGCCCAGGAGGGCCACCGGGTGGAGTTCGCCGTTCCCGACGATCCCTCCAGCGACCTGGTCTACAAGGGCGTGGTGTACAACGAAATGAAGGGGGCCATGAGCTCCCCCGTGCGACGGTTGTGGGACGACCTGCAGAGCGCCCTGTTCCCCACCACCACCTACCACTACAACAGCGGCGGCGAACCGGCGGAGATTCCGAAGCTCACCCACGCCGATCTCAAGGCCTTCCACGCCCGCCACTACCACCCCTCCAACGCCGTCATCATGACCTACGGCAGCTTCCCCGTGGAGGAGCACCAGGAACGGATCGAAGCCTGGGCCCTGTCGCGCTTTCAGCGGCTGGACCTGGACCTCGCCATTCCCGACGAGCGGCGCTACGACGCCCCGCAGGTGGTCGAGACCCGCTATCCGCTGGAGGGCGGGGCGGAGACCCGGCGCAAGACCCACGTGGTGCTCGGCTGGCTGCTCGGCCACAGCGCCGACCTGAAGGAGGTCATGGAGGCCAACCTGCTCTCGGGCGTCCTGCTCGACCACAGCGGCTCGCCCCTGCGCCAGGCCCTGGAGACCACCGGCCTGGGCACCGCGCCCTCGGAGCTCTGCGGGCTGGACGACTCCACCCGGGAGACAATCTTCGCCTGCGGCCTGGAAGGAACCGATCCGGAACAGGCGGAGGCGGTGGAGCGGCTGGTGCTGGAGACCCTCGAGCGGGTGGCCCGCGACGGAGTTCCCCAGGACCAGGTGGAGGCGGTGCTGCACCAGCTGGAACTGCACCAGCGCGAGGTCGGCGGCGGCCACTTCCCCTATGGCCTGCAGCTGATGGTCAAGGCCCTGCCCGCGGTGCTGCACGGCGGCGACGCGGTGGCGGTCCTGGATATCGACCCGGTGCTCAAGGAGCTGCGTGAGGCCATCCGGGATCCCGGCTACATCAGGAACCTGACCCGGCGCCTGCTGCTCGACAATCCCCACCGGATTCGCCTGGCCATGGCCCCCGACCCGGAGCTGGCCGATCGCCTCGCGGCCGAGGAGCGGGCGCGCCTGGCCGCACTCAGGGAGACGCTCGGCGAAGCCGACCGGCTGCGGATCGTGGAGCAGGCGCGCGAGCTGAAAGCGCGCCAGGAGCAGTCCGACGATCCCGAGATCCTGCCCAAGGTGACCCTGGCGGACGTGCCGGACGAGCTGAAGATCGCCGAGGGCACCGACGCCACCATCGCCGGCACGCCGGTGGCGGCCTATGCCCAGGGTACCAACGGTCTCGTCTACCAGCGAGTGGTGGTGGACCTGCCGGAATTCTCCGACGAGCTGCTGGACGAGCTGCCCCTGTTCTGCGATCTCCTGACCGAAGTGGGCATCGGGGAGCGCGACTACCTGGATATCCAGGCGCTGCAGTCGGCGGTCACCGGCGGGATCAGCGCGGGCACCTCGGTGCGGGGCGCCATCGACGACGCCCAGTCCATCTACGGGGTCTTCACCCTCTCCGGCAAGGCCCTGGAGCGCAACCGGGATGCCCTCGCCGCTCTCCTCAACGAGACCTTCCTCCAGGCCCGCTTCGACGAGCTGTCGCGGCTGCGCGAGCTGGTGGCCCAGGTCCGCGCCCACCGGGAATCCTCGATTACCGACAACGGCCACGGTCTGGCCATGATGGCCGCGACGGCCGGCTTGGCCCCCTGCGGCGCCCTGAGCCACCGCTGGAGCGGTCTGCAGGGTCTCAAGCGGCTGAAGGCGCTGGATGACAGCCTGGACGACACCACCGCGCTGGAGGCGTTTTCCGGGCGGCTCATCGCCATCCGCGAGGCCATCGCCTCCGCCCCGCGCCAGTTCCTGGTGGTGGCCGAGGAAAGCGCCCTCGAGGGCGTCGTGAAGGGATTGGAACGGCACTGGCAGGCAAACCCGGCCGCCACTTCCGGCAAGCTGCGCCTGGAACCGGTCAACCGGAGCATCCGCCAGGGCTGGGCGACCAATACCCAGGTGAACTTCTGCGCCAAGGCCTTCCCCACCGTCGCGCCGGAGCATCCCGACGCGGCCGCGCTGACCGTGCTCGGCCCCCTGCTCCGCAACGGCTTCCTGCATCGGGCCATCCGTGAGCAGGGCGGCGCCTACGGCGCCGGCGCCAGCTACGATCCGGACACCACCGCCTTCCGCTTCTTCTCCTACCGGGATCCCCGCCTGGCGGAAACCCTGGAGGATTTCGATCGCGGAATCCAGTGGCTGCTGGAGAACCGGATCGAGCCGCGCCTGCTGGAGGAGGCGGTGCTGGGCGTCGTCGGCAGCATCGACCGGCCCGACTCCCCGGCCCGGGAAGCGATGAACGCCTTCTTCGGACGCCTGCACGGGCGCACCGCGGAGCAACGCCGGCGCTTCCGCCGGCGGGTGCTGGAGGTGGGACTCGACGATCTGCGGCAGGTTGCGGAGCGTTACCTCACCGGTTCGAACGCCAGTGTGGCGGTCGTCTCCGACGCGAAGTCGCTGGCCCGCAACGAGGCCCTTGGTCTCGAGGTCACCAGCCTCTGA
- a CDS encoding integration host factor subunit beta, translated as MTKSELIERLAQKQAQLSYKDVELSVKSLLDQMANSLATGERIEIRGFGSFSLHYRPPRIGRNPKTGEAVALSGKYVPHFKPGKELRERVNGGSDS; from the coding sequence ATGACGAAGTCCGAACTGATTGAACGATTGGCACAGAAGCAGGCCCAGCTCTCCTACAAGGACGTGGAGCTGTCGGTGAAGAGTCTCCTCGATCAGATGGCCAACTCGCTGGCCACTGGGGAGCGCATCGAGATCCGCGGATTCGGCAGCTTCTCGCTGCATTACCGTCCGCCCCGTATCGGCCGCAATCCGAAGACCGGCGAGGCGGTGGCTTTGTCCGGGAAGTATGTCCCCCACTTCAAGCCGGGCAAGGAGTTGCGTGAGCGGGTCAACGGAGGATCCGACAGCTGA
- the rpsA gene encoding 30S ribosomal protein S1 → MSESFAELFEESLAKTEMKPGTIVKGIVVAINSEAVTVNAGLKSEGVIPTEQFYNEQGELEVQVGDEVDVALEAVEDGFGATRLSREKAKRHHSWNVLESAFDKEETVSGMLTGKVKGGFTVDVSGIRAFLPGSLVDVRPVRDVAYLEGKDLDFKVIKLDRKRNNVVVSRRAVLEAETSAEREALLANLQEGEVIKGVVKNLTDYGAFVDLGGIDGLLHITDMAWKRVKHPSEVVNVGDEIEVKVLKFDRERNRVSLGLKQLGEDPWVDISRRYPESTRLFGKVTNITDYGCFVEIEEGVEGLVHVSEMDWTNKNIHPSKVVQVGDEVEVMVLDIDEERRRISLGLKQCQANPWETFAAIHNKNDRISGKIKSITDFGIFIGLDGGIDGLVHLSDISWNMPGEEAIRDYKKGQEIDTVVLSVDPERERISLGIKQLEQDPFSQYLADHPKGTFVNGVVTEVDNKGAVIDLGDGVEGYLRASELSRERVDDARALLKVGDEVEAKFVGLDRKNRSIALSIKAKDTDEEAEALSDYSSRMNQAAANPTLGDLLKEQMENNKD, encoded by the coding sequence ATGTCTGAAAGTTTTGCGGAACTGTTTGAAGAGAGCCTGGCCAAGACCGAGATGAAGCCCGGCACCATCGTGAAGGGCATCGTGGTGGCCATCAACAGCGAGGCCGTCACCGTCAACGCCGGTCTGAAGTCCGAGGGCGTCATTCCCACCGAGCAGTTCTACAACGAGCAGGGCGAGCTTGAAGTCCAGGTGGGTGACGAGGTCGACGTGGCCCTCGAGGCGGTCGAAGACGGCTTCGGCGCCACCCGCCTGTCCCGTGAAAAGGCCAAGCGCCACCACTCCTGGAACGTTCTCGAGAGCGCGTTCGACAAGGAGGAGACCGTCTCCGGTATGCTCACCGGCAAGGTCAAGGGCGGCTTCACGGTCGACGTCTCCGGCATCCGTGCCTTCCTCCCCGGCTCCCTGGTGGACGTCCGCCCCGTGCGCGACGTTGCCTACCTGGAAGGCAAGGATCTCGATTTCAAGGTCATCAAGCTGGACCGCAAGCGCAACAACGTGGTGGTCTCCCGCCGCGCGGTGCTCGAGGCCGAGACCAGCGCCGAGCGCGAGGCGCTGCTCGCCAACCTGCAGGAAGGCGAGGTCATCAAGGGCGTGGTCAAGAACCTCACCGACTACGGCGCGTTCGTGGACCTGGGCGGCATCGACGGCCTGCTGCACATCACCGACATGGCCTGGAAGCGCGTCAAGCATCCGAGCGAAGTGGTGAACGTGGGCGACGAGATCGAAGTCAAGGTGCTGAAGTTCGATCGCGAGCGCAACCGCGTCTCCCTCGGCCTCAAGCAGCTGGGCGAGGATCCGTGGGTGGATATCTCCCGCCGCTACCCCGAGAGCACCCGCCTGTTCGGCAAGGTCACCAACATCACCGATTACGGCTGCTTCGTGGAGATCGAGGAGGGCGTCGAGGGTCTGGTGCACGTCTCCGAGATGGACTGGACCAACAAGAACATCCACCCCTCCAAGGTTGTGCAGGTGGGCGACGAGGTGGAAGTGATGGTCCTCGACATCGACGAGGAGCGCCGCCGCATCTCGCTGGGCCTGAAGCAGTGCCAGGCCAACCCCTGGGAGACCTTCGCCGCCATCCACAACAAGAACGACCGCATCTCCGGCAAGATCAAGTCCATCACCGACTTCGGCATCTTCATCGGTCTGGACGGCGGTATCGACGGCCTGGTGCACCTCTCCGACATCTCCTGGAACATGCCCGGCGAGGAAGCCATCCGCGACTACAAGAAGGGCCAGGAGATCGACACCGTGGTCCTGTCCGTGGACCCGGAGCGCGAGCGCATTTCGCTGGGCATCAAGCAGCTGGAGCAGGATCCCTTCTCCCAGTACCTGGCTGATCACCCCAAGGGCACCTTCGTCAACGGCGTGGTCACCGAGGTGGACAACAAGGGTGCGGTGATTGACCTGGGCGACGGCGTCGAGGGTTATCTGCGCGCCTCCGAGCTCTCCCGCGAGCGCGTGGACGATGCCCGCGCCCTGCTCAAGGTGGGTGACGAGGTGGAGGCCAAGTTCGTCGGTCTCGACCGGAAGAACCGCTCCATTGCCCTGTCCATCAAGGCCAAGGACACCGACGAGGAGGCAGAGGCCCTCAGCGACTACAGCAGCCGCATGAACCAGGCCGCAGCCAACCCGACGCTCGGTGATCTGCTCAAGGAGCAGATGGAAAACAACAAGGACTGA